From a single Pseudomonas serboccidentalis genomic region:
- a CDS encoding sensor domain-containing diguanylate cyclase, translating to MIASRTPPAAGKTGRPELLLICGSSLTVIAILCIVTFLLIREHANAQESATRSATTIAQLIDADVLRTVELYDLTLQGLIAAAQRDDLRDVSPQIRHLALFDRSTAARFKGDILLLDKHGDVIADSSRIEPKPGNFADREYFLAHAFNRDTGMFISRPFKTRCSCDEANQWRISFSRRISSDTGEFAGVAVASMKLDYFDQLFNSLDIGKDSTLNIINSDGILLAQKPYLQSDSIGKNFGNRPNVVRILADKDGNGSFTSTSSMDHQQRLYTYSRVGNLPLTVMVALSSEEVFGTWRRTAMLISGATGVLCSGLLWLTWLLARELRLRQRAERELAQLAATDALTGLANRRMLDQSLRHEWFRAQRSGQPLSVMMIDADHFKAFNDRHGHQAGDQALRELAKVITANVRRPADLVARYGGEEFSVILAETGSTGARQIAEHIRQAVEQMPRVEGADVAMTVSIGISTWTAAVEMSLEQLLFAADKALYQAKESGRNRVVSS from the coding sequence ATGATCGCGAGCCGTACCCCACCTGCTGCGGGCAAGACCGGACGTCCCGAATTGCTGCTGATCTGCGGCAGTTCGCTGACGGTGATCGCGATTCTGTGCATCGTCACGTTTTTGCTGATCCGCGAGCACGCCAACGCTCAGGAGTCGGCCACCCGCAGCGCCACCACCATCGCGCAGTTGATCGACGCTGACGTCCTGCGCACCGTCGAGTTGTACGACCTGACCCTGCAAGGCTTGATCGCCGCCGCGCAGCGCGATGACTTGCGCGACGTCAGCCCGCAGATCCGCCATCTGGCCTTGTTCGACCGCTCGACCGCTGCGCGCTTCAAGGGCGACATCCTGTTGCTCGACAAGCATGGCGATGTGATCGCCGATTCATCGCGGATCGAACCCAAACCGGGCAACTTCGCCGACCGCGAATACTTCCTCGCCCACGCGTTCAACCGCGACACCGGCATGTTCATCAGCCGCCCCTTCAAGACGCGCTGCAGTTGCGACGAAGCCAACCAGTGGCGTATCAGCTTCAGCCGGCGGATCTCCTCGGACACCGGCGAATTCGCCGGCGTGGCCGTGGCGTCGATGAAGCTCGATTATTTCGATCAGCTGTTCAACAGCCTCGACATCGGCAAAGACAGCACACTGAACATCATCAACAGCGACGGCATCCTGTTGGCGCAGAAGCCGTACCTGCAAAGCGATTCCATCGGCAAGAACTTCGGCAACCGGCCCAACGTGGTGCGGATCCTCGCAGACAAGGATGGCAATGGCAGTTTCACCAGCACCTCGAGCATGGACCATCAGCAGCGCCTCTACACCTATTCGCGGGTCGGTAATTTGCCGCTGACGGTGATGGTTGCGCTCTCCAGCGAAGAGGTGTTTGGTACTTGGCGCCGTACCGCGATGTTGATCAGCGGAGCCACCGGCGTGCTCTGTTCGGGTCTGCTGTGGCTGACCTGGCTGCTCGCCCGCGAACTGCGTTTGCGCCAACGCGCCGAACGCGAACTGGCGCAACTGGCCGCCACCGATGCGCTGACCGGCTTAGCCAACCGGCGGATGCTCGACCAGTCGCTGCGCCACGAATGGTTCCGCGCCCAGCGCTCGGGGCAGCCGTTGTCGGTGATGATGATCGACGCCGACCACTTCAAGGCCTTCAACGATCGCCATGGGCATCAGGCCGGTGATCAGGCGCTGCGCGAACTGGCCAAGGTGATCACAGCGAACGTGCGACGACCGGCAGACCTGGTCGCCCGCTATGGCGGCGAAGAGTTCTCGGTGATCCTCGCCGAAACCGGCAGCACCGGCGCTCGGCAGATTGCCGAGCATATTCGCCAGGCGGTCGAACAAATGCCGAGGGTCGAGGGCGCGGATGTGGCGATGACCGTCAGCATCGGCATCAGCACCTGGACGGCGGCGGTCGAGATGTCGCTGGAGCAACTGCTGTTTGCGGCGGACAAGGCGTTGTATCAGGCCAAAGAGAGTGGTCGCAATCGCGTAGTCAGTTCGTAA
- the lpxC gene encoding UDP-3-O-acyl-N-acetylglucosamine deacetylase encodes MIKQRTLKNIIRATGVGLHSGEKVYLTLKPAPVDTGIVFCRADLDPVVQIPARAENVGETTMSTTLINGDVKVDTVEHLLSAMAGLGIDNAYVELSASEVPIMDGSAGPFVFLIQSAGLEEQDAAKKFIRILREVTVEDGDKRATFVPFEGFKVSFEIDFDHPVFRDRTQSASVDFSSTSFVKEVSRARTFGFMSDIEYLRKHNLALGGSVENAIVVDADGVLNEDGLRYEDEFVKHKILDAIGDLYLLGNSLIGEFKGFKSGHALNNQLLRKLIEQTDAWEVVTFEDASTAPISYMRPVAAV; translated from the coding sequence ATGATTAAACAACGCACACTGAAAAATATTATCCGTGCCACAGGTGTAGGCCTGCATTCCGGGGAGAAGGTCTACCTGACCCTCAAGCCTGCGCCTGTCGACACTGGCATTGTGTTTTGTCGCGCTGACCTCGACCCTGTGGTGCAGATTCCTGCCCGCGCGGAAAACGTCGGTGAAACCACTATGTCGACGACGCTGATTAACGGCGACGTCAAAGTGGACACGGTAGAGCACTTGCTCTCGGCCATGGCTGGCCTGGGCATCGATAACGCCTACGTCGAGCTCTCCGCGTCCGAAGTCCCGATCATGGATGGCAGCGCTGGACCGTTCGTATTCCTGATTCAATCGGCAGGCCTGGAAGAGCAGGACGCCGCCAAGAAATTCATCCGCATCCTGCGTGAAGTGACAGTGGAAGACGGCGACAAGCGCGCCACTTTCGTCCCTTTCGAAGGGTTCAAGGTGAGTTTCGAGATCGACTTCGATCACCCGGTTTTCCGGGACCGCACCCAAAGTGCAAGCGTGGATTTTTCCAGCACTTCGTTCGTAAAAGAAGTCAGCCGCGCCCGTACTTTCGGTTTCATGAGTGACATCGAGTACCTGCGCAAGCACAACCTCGCACTCGGCGGCAGCGTTGAAAACGCGATCGTGGTAGATGCCGATGGTGTACTGAACGAAGACGGCCTTCGCTACGAAGACGAATTCGTGAAGCACAAGATCCTCGATGCGATTGGCGACCTGTACCTGCTGGGCAACAGCCTGATTGGTGAGTTCAAAGGCTTCAAGTCCGGTCATGCACTGAACAACCAGCTGCTGCGCAAGTTGATTGAGCAGACAGATGCGTGGGAAGTCGTGACGTTCGAAGACGCGAGCACTGCACCGATCTCTTACATGCGCCCGGTTGCGGCAGTGTAA
- the ftsA gene encoding cell division protein FtsA, translated as MANVQSGKMIVGLDIGTSKVVALVGEVADDGTLEIVGIGTHPSRGLKKGVVVNIESTVQSIQRAIEEAQLMAGCRIHSAFVGVAGNHIRSLNSHGIVAIRDREVSSADLERVLDAAQAVAIPADQRVLHTLPQDYVIDNQEGVREPLGMSGVRLEAKVHVVTCAVNAAQNIEKCVRRCGLEIDDIILEQLASAYSVLTDDEKELGVCLVDIGGGTTDIAIFTEGAIRHTAVIPIAGDQVTNDIAMALRTPTQYAEEIKIRYACALAKLAGAGETIKVPSVGDRPPRELSRQALAEVVEPRYDELFTLIQAELRRSGYEDLIPAGIVLTGGTSKMEGATELAEEIFHMPVRLGVPHGVKGLDDVVRNPIYSTGVGLLMYGLQKQSDGISFSGIGSRDSYSNDEPQAPLLDRLKKWVQGNF; from the coding sequence ATGGCAAACGTGCAAAGCGGCAAAATGATCGTCGGTCTGGATATCGGCACCTCCAAGGTGGTGGCGCTGGTAGGCGAGGTCGCGGACGACGGCACGCTGGAAATCGTCGGTATCGGTACTCACCCATCCCGCGGCCTGAAGAAGGGCGTGGTGGTGAACATCGAGTCCACCGTGCAATCGATCCAGCGCGCGATCGAGGAAGCCCAACTGATGGCGGGCTGCCGCATTCACTCGGCGTTCGTCGGCGTGGCCGGCAATCACATCCGCAGCCTGAACTCCCACGGCATCGTGGCGATTCGTGATCGCGAAGTCAGCTCGGCTGACCTTGAACGTGTACTCGACGCCGCCCAGGCCGTGGCGATCCCGGCTGACCAGCGCGTGCTGCACACCCTGCCGCAGGATTACGTGATCGATAACCAGGAAGGCGTTCGCGAGCCACTGGGCATGTCTGGCGTACGTCTGGAAGCCAAGGTTCATGTGGTCACCTGCGCCGTCAACGCTGCACAGAACATTGAAAAATGCGTGCGCCGCTGCGGTCTGGAAATCGACGACATCATTCTCGAGCAACTGGCTTCGGCCTACTCGGTGCTGACCGACGACGAAAAAGAACTGGGCGTGTGCCTGGTCGACATCGGCGGCGGCACCACTGACATCGCGATCTTCACCGAAGGCGCGATCCGCCACACCGCGGTGATCCCGATTGCCGGTGATCAGGTGACCAACGACATCGCCATGGCGTTGCGCACCCCGACCCAGTACGCCGAAGAGATCAAGATCCGCTACGCCTGCGCCCTGGCCAAACTGGCCGGTGCCGGCGAAACCATCAAGGTGCCGAGCGTGGGCGACCGTCCACCGCGCGAACTGTCGCGTCAGGCCCTGGCCGAAGTGGTCGAGCCGCGTTACGACGAACTGTTCACCCTGATCCAGGCCGAACTGCGTCGCAGCGGCTACGAAGACCTGATCCCGGCGGGCATTGTCCTGACCGGCGGTACGTCGAAGATGGAAGGCGCCACCGAACTGGCCGAGGAAATCTTCCACATGCCGGTTCGTCTGGGGGTGCCGCATGGCGTGAAGGGCCTGGATGACGTGGTCCGCAACCCGATTTATTCCACTGGCGTTGGCTTGTTGATGTACGGCCTGCAGAAGCAGTCCGACGGGATCTCGTTCTCGGGCATCGGCAGCCGCGACAGCTACAGCAACGATGAGCCACAGGCGCCGTTGCTGGACCGATTGAAGAAGTGGGTTCAAGGCAACTTTTAA
- the murG gene encoding undecaprenyldiphospho-muramoylpentapeptide beta-N-acetylglucosaminyltransferase — translation MGANVLIMAGGTGGHVFPALSCAREFQARGYTVHWLGTPRGIENDLVPAAGLELHRINATGLRGKGKLSLLKAPFMLLKSVWQARAVIRKLRPVCVVGFGGYVTGPGGIAAKLAGVPVIVHEQNAVAGTANRLLVPFAARVCEAFPDTFTLSDTRRTTGNPVRSELFLETSRPALAGRKARLLILGGSLGAEPLNKLLPEALAQVPADLRPEVFHQAGKNHDEVTAERYRAAGVDAQVQPFIKDMAQAYGWADLVVCRAGALTISELAAVGLPSILVPLPHAIDDHQTRNADYLAREGAAFLMPQRTTGAADLAARLTEVLMQPQRLEEMAQAARRLAKPDATRSVVDTCLEVAHG, via the coding sequence ATGGGCGCTAACGTATTGATCATGGCCGGCGGTACCGGCGGCCACGTGTTCCCGGCGCTGTCCTGTGCCCGCGAATTCCAGGCGCGCGGCTACACCGTGCACTGGCTCGGCACGCCACGCGGGATCGAAAACGATCTGGTGCCGGCTGCAGGTCTTGAGCTGCACCGCATCAATGCCACGGGGTTGCGTGGCAAGGGCAAGCTGTCGCTGCTCAAGGCACCGTTCATGCTGCTCAAGTCGGTGTGGCAGGCGCGGGCGGTGATTCGCAAGCTGCGTCCAGTCTGCGTGGTCGGCTTCGGTGGTTATGTGACCGGTCCTGGTGGTATCGCCGCCAAATTGGCCGGTGTGCCGGTGATCGTTCACGAGCAGAACGCCGTGGCCGGCACCGCCAATCGGTTGCTGGTGCCGTTCGCCGCCCGGGTGTGTGAAGCGTTCCCCGACACCTTTACTCTGTCGGACACCCGCCGTACCACCGGAAACCCGGTGCGCAGCGAGCTGTTCCTCGAAACATCGCGACCTGCCCTGGCCGGTCGCAAAGCGCGTTTGCTGATCCTTGGCGGAAGCCTGGGCGCAGAACCGTTGAACAAGTTGCTGCCTGAAGCCCTGGCGCAAGTCCCTGCCGATTTGCGCCCGGAAGTGTTTCATCAGGCCGGCAAAAACCACGATGAAGTGACTGCAGAGCGCTATCGCGCCGCCGGCGTGGATGCGCAGGTGCAGCCGTTCATCAAAGACATGGCCCAGGCCTATGGCTGGGCTGACCTGGTGGTGTGCCGCGCTGGCGCGCTGACCATCAGTGAGCTGGCTGCCGTCGGTCTGCCCTCGATACTGGTGCCTTTGCCCCACGCGATCGACGATCACCAGACCCGCAACGCCGATTATTTGGCCCGTGAAGGCGCAGCCTTCCTGATGCCGCAAAGAACGACTGGTGCCGCGGACCTTGCCGCGCGCCTGACAGAGGTCTTGATGCAACCGCAACGACTCGAAGAAATGGCCCAAGCGGCCCGCCGTCTGGCCAAACCCGATGCCACCCGTAGCGTGGTCGATACCTGTCTGGAGGTGGCCCATGGTTGA
- the murC gene encoding UDP-N-acetylmuramate--L-alanine ligase has product MVENQKAMPQPEMRRIRRIHFVGIGGVGMCGIAEVLLNLGYEVSGSDLKASPVTERLESFGAHIYIGHHAENAATADVLVVSSAVNTSNPEVATALERRIPVVPRAEMLAELMRYRHGIAVAGTHGKTTTTSLIASVFAAGGLDPTFVIGGRLNAAGTNAQLGTSRYLIAEADESDASFLHLQPLVAVVTNIDADHMATYDGDFNKLKKTFVEFLHNLPFYGLAVMCLDDPVVREILPLVKRPTVTYGFSEDADVRAINVRQQGMQTFFTVLRPDREPLDVSVNMPGNHNVLNSLATICIATDEGVSDEAIVQGLSGFQGVGRRFQVYGELPVDGGNVMLVDDYGHHPTEVAAVIKAVRGGWPERRLVMVYQPHRYSRTRDLYDDFVNVLADANVLLLMEVYPAGEEPIPGADSRKLCNSIRQRGQLDPIYIERGVDLAPLVKPLLRAGDILLCQGAGDIGGLAPKLLKSELFAGAVAASVEGKLK; this is encoded by the coding sequence ATGGTTGAGAATCAGAAAGCCATGCCGCAACCGGAAATGCGCCGCATCCGTCGCATTCACTTCGTCGGTATCGGCGGCGTGGGCATGTGCGGTATCGCGGAAGTGCTGCTGAACCTCGGCTATGAAGTGTCCGGTTCCGACCTGAAAGCTTCGCCGGTGACCGAGCGTCTGGAATCGTTTGGTGCGCACATTTATATCGGCCACCACGCCGAGAACGCCGCGACCGCCGATGTGCTGGTGGTCTCGAGCGCCGTCAACACCTCCAACCCGGAAGTGGCGACCGCGCTGGAGCGCCGCATTCCAGTGGTCCCGCGTGCCGAAATGCTCGCCGAGCTGATGCGCTATCGCCACGGCATCGCCGTCGCCGGTACCCACGGCAAAACCACCACCACCAGCCTGATCGCTTCGGTGTTCGCGGCCGGTGGTCTGGATCCGACCTTCGTCATCGGTGGCCGTCTGAATGCTGCGGGCACCAATGCCCAGCTCGGCACCAGCCGCTACCTGATCGCCGAAGCCGACGAAAGCGATGCCAGTTTCCTGCACCTGCAACCGCTGGTGGCGGTGGTGACCAACATCGACGCCGACCACATGGCGACTTACGACGGTGACTTCAACAAACTGAAGAAAACCTTCGTCGAATTCCTGCACAACCTGCCGTTCTACGGTTTGGCGGTGATGTGCCTGGACGATCCGGTGGTGCGTGAAATCCTGCCGCTGGTCAAGCGTCCGACCGTGACCTACGGCTTCAGCGAAGACGCTGACGTGCGCGCAATCAATGTGCGCCAGCAGGGCATGCAGACGTTCTTCACCGTGCTGCGCCCGGACCGTGAGCCGCTGGATGTGTCGGTGAACATGCCGGGCAACCATAACGTGCTCAACTCGCTGGCAACCATCTGCATCGCCACCGACGAAGGCGTCAGCGATGAAGCCATTGTCCAGGGCCTGTCCGGGTTCCAGGGCGTTGGCCGACGCTTCCAGGTCTACGGCGAACTGCCGGTGGACGGCGGCAACGTGATGCTGGTCGACGACTACGGTCACCACCCGACCGAAGTCGCCGCCGTGATCAAAGCCGTACGCGGTGGCTGGCCGGAGCGCCGTCTGGTGATGGTCTACCAGCCGCACCGCTACAGCCGCACCCGTGACCTGTACGACGATTTCGTCAATGTACTGGCCGACGCCAACGTGCTGCTGCTGATGGAAGTCTATCCGGCCGGCGAAGAGCCGATCCCGGGTGCGGACAGCCGCAAGCTGTGCAACAGCATCCGTCAGCGCGGTCAGCTCGACCCGATCTACATCGAGCGCGGTGTCGACCTGGCGCCGCTGGTCAAACCGCTGCTGCGTGCCGGCGACATCCTGCTGTGCCAGGGCGCCGGTGATATCGGCGGTCTCGCGCCGAAGCTGTTGAAAAGTGAATTGTTCGCCGGCGCCGTGGCCGCGTCGGTCGAGGGGAAGTTGAAATGA
- a CDS encoding D-alanine--D-alanine ligase encodes MTAAYANLFSTIAPKDFGRVAVLFGGMSAEREVSLKSGNAVLDALQSAGVDAFGIDVGEDFLQRLLNEKIDRAFIILHGRGGEDGSMQGLLECAGIPYTGSGILASALAMDKLRTKQVWHSLGIPTPRHAVLCSEADCISAATELGFPLIVKPAHEGSSIGMAKVSSASELIDAWKAASTYDSQVLVEQWIQGPEFTIATLRDQVLPPIALGTPHTFYDYDAKYIANDTQYRIPCGLDAAKEQELMDLTAKACEALGIAGWGRADVMQDADGQFWFLEVNTAPGMTDHSLVPMAARAAGLDFQQLVLAILAASVEGSGNKEARG; translated from the coding sequence ATGACTGCTGCCTACGCCAACCTGTTCTCCACTATCGCGCCGAAAGACTTCGGCCGTGTCGCCGTGCTGTTTGGTGGCATGAGTGCCGAGCGTGAGGTTTCGCTGAAATCCGGTAACGCTGTACTCGACGCGCTGCAAAGCGCCGGCGTGGACGCGTTCGGGATCGATGTCGGCGAGGATTTTCTGCAGCGTCTGCTGAATGAAAAGATCGACCGCGCGTTCATCATCCTCCACGGTCGTGGCGGTGAAGACGGCTCCATGCAGGGCCTGCTCGAATGCGCCGGCATTCCGTACACCGGCAGCGGCATTCTTGCCTCGGCACTGGCGATGGACAAACTGCGCACCAAGCAGGTCTGGCACAGCCTCGGGATTCCGACGCCGCGTCACGCCGTACTGTGCAGCGAAGCCGATTGTATTTCCGCCGCGACGGAACTGGGCTTCCCTTTGATCGTCAAACCGGCGCATGAAGGTTCAAGTATCGGGATGGCCAAAGTGAGTTCTGCGTCCGAGTTGATCGACGCATGGAAAGCGGCCAGTACCTACGATTCGCAAGTCTTGGTTGAGCAATGGATTCAAGGTCCGGAGTTCACCATCGCCACCCTGCGTGACCAGGTGTTGCCTCCTATCGCCCTGGGTACACCGCACACGTTCTACGACTACGACGCCAAGTACATCGCCAACGATACCCAGTACCGCATTCCGTGCGGGCTGGATGCCGCCAAGGAACAGGAACTCATGGATCTCACGGCCAAGGCCTGTGAGGCGCTGGGTATTGCCGGTTGGGGCAGGGCGGACGTGATGCAGGACGCCGACGGGCAGTTCTGGTTCCTGGAAGTGAACACCGCACCGGGCATGACCGATCACAGCCTGGTGCCGATGGCGGCGCGTGCTGCCGGTCTGGATTTCCAGCAACTGGTCCTGGCCATTCTGGCCGCCAGTGTTGAAGGCTCCGGTAATAAAGAGGCGCGAGGTTAA
- a CDS encoding cell division protein FtsQ/DivIB, which produces MQGAQLRHQPPAPGRKPVPRGASRMVAKEPMSARLPKANFGFLKSLFWPVLLVALGFGTYEGAQRLLPYADRPITKIAVQGDLSYISQQAVQQRIAPYVASSFFTIDLAGMRTELEQMPWIAHAEVRRVWPDQVVIRLEEQLPVARWGDESLLNNQGQAFTPKELANYEHLPQLFGPQRAQQQVMQQYQVLSQMLRPLGFSIARLELRERGSWFLTTGAGSSGPGIELLLGRGNLVEKMRRFIAIYDKTLKDQITNIARIDLRYANGLAVGWREPVAPTTAQPAVAKN; this is translated from the coding sequence ATGCAAGGCGCTCAGCTCAGACATCAGCCACCCGCACCCGGCCGCAAGCCGGTGCCGCGGGGTGCCAGCCGAATGGTGGCCAAAGAGCCGATGTCTGCGCGCCTGCCGAAAGCCAATTTCGGTTTTCTGAAAAGCCTGTTCTGGCCGGTGCTGCTGGTGGCGCTGGGGTTCGGTACCTACGAAGGCGCGCAGCGTTTGCTGCCGTACGCCGACCGGCCGATCACCAAGATCGCCGTGCAGGGCGACCTGAGCTACATCAGCCAGCAAGCGGTGCAGCAGCGAATCGCCCCGTACGTGGCGTCGAGCTTCTTCACCATCGACCTGGCCGGCATGCGCACCGAGCTTGAGCAAATGCCATGGATCGCCCACGCCGAAGTACGCCGGGTGTGGCCGGACCAGGTGGTGATCCGCCTCGAAGAGCAACTGCCAGTGGCCCGTTGGGGCGACGAGTCGCTGCTGAACAACCAGGGCCAGGCGTTCACGCCAAAGGAACTGGCGAACTACGAACACCTGCCACAACTGTTCGGCCCTCAACGGGCCCAGCAGCAAGTGATGCAGCAATACCAGGTGCTGAGCCAGATGCTCAGGCCGCTGGGCTTCTCGATTGCACGCCTGGAACTGCGTGAACGCGGCAGCTGGTTCCTGACCACTGGTGCCGGCAGTTCGGGCCCCGGCATCGAGTTGCTGCTGGGACGCGGCAACCTGGTGGAAAAGATGCGCCGCTTCATTGCCATCTATGACAAGACGCTTAAAGACCAGATTACGAACATTGCGCGCATCGATCTGCGCTACGCCAACGGCCTCGCTGTTGGCTGGCGGGAACCAGTAGCGCCGACGACAGCCCAACCCGCTGTCGCAAAGAATTAA
- the ftsW gene encoding putative lipid II flippase FtsW yields the protein MSLRNIIKPYPSPIITGRGIDLDFPMLAGCLALLGLGLVMIASASTEVAAAQSGSALYYMIRHLIYVALGLGACIVTMMIPIATWQRLGWMMLIGAFGLLVMVIVPGIGREVNGSMRWIGFSFFNVQPSEIAKVFVVIYLAGYLVRRQKEVRESWMGFFKPFIVLLPMAGLLLMEPDFGATVVMMGAAAAMLFLGGVGLFRFSLMVVLAVGAVVLLIQMQPYRMARLTNFADPWADQFGAGYQLSQALIAFGRGEWLGVGLGNSVQKQFYLPEAHTDFVFSVLAEELGAVGSLCTVALFVFVCIRGMYIGLWAEKAKQFFAAYVAYGLSFLWIGQFLINIGVNVGLLPTKGLTLPFLSYGGSSLVICCACLGLLLRIEWESRTHLGSEEMEFHESDFAEEPNHGR from the coding sequence ATGAGCCTGCGCAATATCATCAAGCCGTACCCGTCGCCGATCATCACTGGCCGTGGCATTGACCTCGACTTCCCGATGCTCGCTGGTTGCCTGGCGCTGCTGGGCCTGGGCCTGGTCATGATTGCCTCGGCGTCCACCGAAGTGGCGGCGGCGCAATCGGGCAGCGCGCTGTACTACATGATTCGCCACCTGATCTATGTGGCGCTGGGCCTGGGTGCCTGCATCGTTACCATGATGATTCCGATCGCCACCTGGCAGCGTCTGGGCTGGATGATGCTGATCGGCGCATTCGGTCTGCTGGTGATGGTGATCGTCCCCGGGATCGGCCGCGAAGTGAACGGTTCGATGCGCTGGATCGGTTTCAGCTTCTTCAACGTGCAGCCGTCCGAGATTGCCAAGGTGTTCGTGGTGATCTACCTCGCCGGTTACCTGGTGCGTCGGCAGAAAGAAGTGCGCGAGAGCTGGATGGGCTTCTTCAAGCCGTTCATCGTGCTGCTGCCGATGGCGGGCCTGTTGCTGATGGAGCCGGACTTCGGTGCCACCGTCGTGATGATGGGGGCTGCGGCAGCGATGCTGTTCCTCGGTGGGGTCGGGCTGTTCCGTTTCTCGCTGATGGTGGTGTTGGCGGTCGGGGCCGTGGTCTTGCTGATTCAGATGCAGCCATACCGGATGGCGCGTCTGACCAACTTTGCTGACCCGTGGGCCGACCAGTTCGGCGCCGGCTATCAGTTGTCGCAAGCGTTGATTGCCTTCGGTCGCGGTGAGTGGCTGGGCGTTGGCCTGGGCAACAGTGTGCAGAAACAGTTCTACCTGCCTGAAGCGCACACCGACTTCGTGTTCTCGGTGCTCGCCGAAGAGCTGGGCGCCGTCGGTTCGCTGTGCACCGTGGCGCTGTTCGTCTTCGTGTGTATCCGTGGCATGTACATCGGTCTGTGGGCCGAGAAGGCCAAGCAGTTCTTCGCGGCCTACGTGGCCTACGGTCTGTCGTTCCTGTGGATCGGCCAGTTCCTGATCAACATCGGGGTGAACGTCGGCCTGCTGCCGACCAAGGGGCTGACCCTGCCGTTCCTCAGTTATGGCGGCAGTTCCCTGGTGATCTGCTGCGCCTGCCTTGGCTTGTTGCTGAGGATCGAGTGGGAGAGTCGAACCCACCTGGGCAGTGAAGAGATGGAGTTCCATGAGAGCGACTTCGCCGAGGAGCCGAACCATGGGCGCTAA
- the ftsZ gene encoding cell division protein FtsZ — translation MFELVDNIPASPVIKVIGVGGGGGNAVNHMVKSNIEGVEFICANTDAQALKNIGARTILQLGTGVTKGLGAGANPEVGRQAALEDRERIAEVLAGTNMVFITTGMGGGTGTGAAPIIAEVAKEMGILTVAVVTRPFPFEGRKRMQIADEGIRMLSESVDSLITIPNEKLLTILGKDASLLSAFAKADDVLAGAVRGISDIIKRPGMINVDFADVRTVMSEMGMAMMGTGCASGPNRAREATEAAIRNPLLEDVNLQGARGILVNITAGPDLSLGEYSDVGSIIEAFASEHAMVKVGTVIDPDMRDELHVTVVATGLGAKIEKPVKVIDNTVHTSMAAAQVQQPAPARQEAPAVNYRDLDRPTVMRNQAQAGAATAAKMNPQDDLDYLDIPAFLRRQAD, via the coding sequence ATGTTCGAACTCGTAGACAACATCCCCGCAAGCCCGGTAATCAAAGTTATCGGTGTTGGCGGTGGCGGCGGCAACGCTGTCAACCACATGGTCAAGAGCAACATCGAAGGCGTTGAATTCATCTGCGCCAACACTGATGCTCAAGCGCTGAAAAACATCGGCGCGCGGACCATCCTGCAACTGGGCACCGGCGTGACCAAAGGCCTGGGCGCCGGCGCCAACCCGGAAGTCGGCCGTCAGGCTGCGCTGGAAGATCGCGAGCGCATCGCTGAAGTGCTGGCCGGCACCAACATGGTGTTCATCACCACTGGCATGGGCGGCGGTACCGGTACCGGTGCTGCGCCGATCATCGCCGAAGTGGCCAAGGAAATGGGCATCCTGACCGTTGCGGTCGTGACCCGTCCGTTCCCGTTCGAAGGCCGCAAGCGTATGCAGATCGCCGATGAAGGCATCCGCATGCTCTCCGAAAGCGTCGACTCGTTGATCACCATTCCTAACGAGAAGCTGCTGACCATCCTCGGTAAAGACGCCAGCCTGCTGTCGGCTTTCGCCAAGGCTGACGATGTACTGGCCGGTGCCGTGCGCGGTATCTCCGACATCATCAAGCGTCCGGGCATGATCAACGTCGACTTCGCCGACGTGCGTACCGTGATGAGCGAAATGGGCATGGCGATGATGGGCACTGGCTGCGCCAGCGGTCCGAACCGTGCACGTGAAGCCACTGAAGCGGCGATCCGCAACCCGCTGCTGGAAGACGTGAACCTGCAAGGCGCGCGCGGCATCCTGGTGAACATCACCGCCGGTCCTGACCTGTCTCTGGGTGAGTACTCCGACGTGGGTAGCATCATCGAAGCCTTCGCTTCCGAGCACGCAATGGTCAAGGTCGGTACCGTTATCGATCCGGACATGCGCGACGAGCTGCACGTGACTGTGGTTGCCACCGGTCTGGGCGCGAAAATCGAGAAGCCTGTGAAGGTCATCGACAACACCGTTCACACCTCCATGGCCGCCGCTCAGGTTCAACAACCGGCCCCTGCGCGTCAGGAAGCACCGGCGGTGAACTACCGTGACCTGGACCGTCCGACCGTCATGCGCAACCAGGCTCAGGCCGGTGCTGCGACTGCCGCGAAGATGAACCCGCAGGACGATCTGGACTACCTGGACATCCCGGCATTCCTGCGTCGTCAGGCCGATTGA